A window of Lytechinus pictus isolate F3 Inbred chromosome 7, Lp3.0, whole genome shotgun sequence contains these coding sequences:
- the LOC129265183 gene encoding uncharacterized protein LOC129265183: MLFACGLSQRGESHEGIEGFLIKDILAERKRAQKLKCKYCKKKGASVGCSVKACHQIYHYGCGVDEEAIYLFYDSFVSYCAKHRPVQKVLPSSCSPSKGTCPICMEPVETTPSNSVLKTPCCKGTWLHRQCVQMQALSAGYFFRCAICNNENEFQDEMKKFGIYLPEKDADWEFGSSAYQELYERHNQCDVSKCRCPKGRKYSTQSGQWEIVLCDLCGSAGCHVSCGGLLSALDDWACKDCTSTFTRGFMEQNAANEGYDTSKSSSSLGTQQNRTPGQSGTRARSAIRSQGKRPRPPPTTPRPVKKMKQSSTPIIPPLSPVSTQQSSLSSSPKSTPFQTMKFPRVSLSPTYEWGNSGHGSSRELSVTKCRELLPQLDCYVTLEPPSQNINLPNLSMPSLSPAASSSKKSKNSKTSNKLKYKKARKLDLNSCSLAGETGAQESSLLSEKGDILQSASGNMSTQTNVNHYTSNQSSVKLSWGSRILDSVGSFLWRRRSPSKASASSGESQETQASLNDSNGFHNSTQSEKLLDSNALLESSSCLDSPESSSPVPLSKEIKEQIVPVDTENIPVKTKNMLHSLTSWKDDTTWKEAKQDLVQLFQVDGRATRSALKNVEKTPSKSTGEERKASGLSREDNAQQLPLPNKHYDTKNNNGHASSLQKSISPLPLSKEIKEQIVPVDTEGIPVKTKNFLHSLTSWKDDTTWKEAKQDLVQLFQVDGRATRSALKNVGKTPSKSTGEERKASALSTEDNAQKLPLPNKQCDTKNNNGHASSLQKSNSPLPLSKEIKEQIVPVDTEGIPVKTKNLLHSLTSWKDDTTWKEAKQDLVQLFQVEGRATRSALKNVGKTPSKTIGEERKAGGLSREEIAQKLPLSGKSCNAESTLSNEDDADVDQMKIPISHSQEVESQINPSNSTRQKRKKGESLLNDLTSWKDDSTWKEAKQDLSLLSQVDGRATRNGLKKDGSTPAKRKENEINASCPDINHKPIVYPQRISNIQSLASPKVDSHGNSEPARAAVNLSEESETPVVALSIEGLRHVQSNLVKDLTSWKNDTSWKEAKRDLDHLFQIDGRATRSVLKKDGIKLADDTALCSPSPKKQKLTLHSPSPLHQSCHRYRTPKRDSFTGKWKKSKGSTNPKYMVKQKISASDAPAKNSHPISCNKQSNKPQEPDKPTNLTVSAEGSKELHALTSWKDDITWKEAKGDLVSLIQVDGRTTRSVINKDARAKSTPITILDTTGIEMPCDSGLTSSKKSNKLDPKHDEDGACATGNKDSGEAVLDHEAESSVASINEIKETGEMNVNRRGSSSVKRHKRNSLGILTAWKDDQTWKEFRDDMSKLLEEDARMTRNKAQKHGLKGISFSPNKVGKQTISPCIIKDRMPSTKLISAETVLDRCSPKHTRPSIENSSKRSGRQNQALSGLMAGSRNGNSQMEKPTCNDISPHSSKKMEISVTGIDIACNIGTEEACQKGKSRKSLLKIFAIDNDVMSESSRGKSEHGDREFPDKTASGVHRNEKDAQLDVSLLTEEELEDDTKVNESPGKIHKRSNIVLNTGKTSTKSADSKSNLSLQDVGRHVQLIDRSSQTTASINETEAYLASMGQHYREPGNLSSTLIQDGKLRSRYTQTYNVMCVTPNIEPAPSSEGELFNRELAKLPEMSDGKIMPQKNNRQLKNQREFPQLTREKEKGIKKKEKSDRGQTDYITTPQNSAAAEGVMDSGDNQTAFTSSEAESQTGKMCRSLLKEELKKSVQSSKYRRTKTELLKLWTGDDVWKEAKDDVQILLNSEERMSRSTRKEPKPTHSSQSPTLAQGKTDIGSSMDTMGLNLSKDLRKKKYCCSHMRSPWKTTSNNAITHETLIEPDECQEPSPVFGKKSHPAINRKSDGEKAHSISRSDSKQRKSTQDIDFQISPESMNKVWKPRVCSSVKRSKEDGKVDSPLSCSKESTTLRLHLIATSKANNQSQEHTAKNIGRPRKEAESSEIKENMGRQRKQVADVADSDIKESPSKQPSDTSEIKKKIGRPRKEAESEKMQRSSEIKENMGRQRKQVADVADSDIKESPSKQPSDTSEIKKKIGRPRKEAESEKMQRSTEIKEHMGRHRKQVVDVADSDIKESPSKQPSDTSEIKKKMGRPRKEAESEKMQRSTEIKEHMGRHRKQVVDVADSDVKESPSKQPSDTSEIKKKMGRPRKEAESEKMQRSSEIKEHMGRQRKQVADVADSDIKESPSKQPSDTSEIKKKMGRPRKEAESEKMQRSSEIKEHMGRQRKQVADVADSDIKESPSKQPSDTSEIKKKMGRPRKEAESEKMQRSSEIKEHMGRQRKQVADVADSDMKESHSKQPSDTSEIKKKMGWPRKQIMEIAYSGKRESPHKKLVNAFDKSSKTPKKRKMPGEEELLENVVDRSIKKAKRRFESDTTQSTFAKADDLECSVVALQKDVPVREETSTSSTQTYATVKEVEDYVTSKGKVYLEPCFVIPRPSLIKIKATCDMRTQTYNLELSPSLEDEVKPVYPPIEHDKGDAKRPSRTPQKMVEKRCVSKSPSILEKLNPHELSPILSAVPSSTGDFPCAVRAHCLCQTDVPVEEVEAHIQAMGEWYREPSIIVTGSQDGRTEPKNSVRTQTYNMSLPERELPSFKKKWSKRVQNQMKSTQTLATLEEVEAYVEANRHIYTDRNYSSTLSYFVSGSSLTRHMPTQTFSFVLDKESPDRYSTSEKQIRSEDIKGNSEAEQRKGLNATDNTPNSSRQLAKPEIRNSVSNKKQISSLPNQRGNQLQEKPPGADCQVASNGISHRSNKNSLSSGLNTKKQNWFRLKPKK; encoded by the coding sequence gtTTTATGGAGCAAAATGCTGCCAATGAAGGATATGAtacttcaaaatcatcatcttCCCTTGGAACACAGCAGAATAGAACCCCAGGTCAGAGTGGCACTCGAGCAAGATCAGCCATTAGGTCCCAAGGGAAGCGTCCACGTCCTCCCCCAACAACACCCAGACCTGTAAAGAAGATGAAACAGAGCAGTACCCCAATCATTCCACCTTTATCACCTGTGTCTACTCAACAATCTTCTCTTTCAAGTTCTCCAAAATCTACACCCTTTCAAACTATGAAGTTTCCTAGAGTGTCATTGTCACCAACATATGAGTGGGGAAATTCTGGGCATGGCAGTTCCCGAGAATTATCCGTTACCAAGTGCAGGGAACTGCTTCCACAGTTAGATTGCTACGTGACCCTGGAACCCCCATCTCAAAACATAAATCTTCCTAATCTCAGCATGCCATCTCTATCTCCAGCTGCCAGCTCATCCAAGAAGAGCAAGAATAGCAAGACTAGtaataaattgaaatacaaGAAGGCCAGGAAATTAGATCTTAATTCTTGTAGCCTTGCAGGTGAGACTGGAGCACAAGAATCATCATTGTTGAGTGAAAAGGGTGATATCCTTCAATCTGCTTCTGGAAATATGTCAACACAAACTAACGTTAATCATTATACTAGCAACCAGTCATCTGTGAAGTTGAGCTGGGGTAGCAGAATCCTGGATTCAGTTGGATCTTTCCTGTGGAGGAGGAGGTCACCATCTAAAGCATCAGCTAGTTCAGGAGAAAGCCAGGAAACGCAAGCATCCTTGAATGACAGCAATGGCTTTCATAATTCAACCCAATCAGAGAAGCTGCTGGACTCAAATGCTTTACTTGAATCTTCCTCCTGCTTAGATTCTCCAGAATCCAGTTCTCCTGTACCTCTCTCAAAAGAGATCAAGGAACAGATAGTTCCTGTAGACACTGAAAACATTCCAGTCAAAACTAAAAACATGCTTCATTCTCTAACGTCCTGGAAAGATGATACAACATGGAAAGAAGCCAAACAGGATCTTGTTCAGTTATTTCAGGTTGACGGTAGGGCTACAAGAAGTGCTTTGAAGAACGTTGAAAAAACACCATCTAAATCTAcaggagaggaaagaaaagccaGTGGTTTGAGCAGAGAAGACAATGCTCAGCAATTACCTCTTCCGAATAAACATTATGATACGAAGAACAACAATGGTCATGCCTCCTCTCTCCAAAAATCTATCTCTCCTTTACCGCTCTCTAAAGAGATTAAGGAACAAATAGTTCCTGTAGACACGGAAGGTATTCCAGTCAAAACTAAAAACTTCCTTCATTCTCTAACGTCCTGGAAAGATGATACAACATGGAAAGAAGCCAAGCAGGATCTTGTTCAGTTATTTCAGGTTGACGGTAGGGCTACAAGAAGTGCTTTGAAGAATGTTGGGAAAACACCTTCTAAATCTAcaggagaggaaagaaaagccaGTGCTTTGAGCACAGAAGACAATGCTCAGAAATTACCTCTTCCGAATAAACAATGTGATACCAAGAACAACAATGGTCATGCCTCCTCTCTCCAAAAATCTAACTCTCCTTTACCGCTCTCTAAAGAGATTAAGGAACAAATAGTTCCTGTAGACACGGAAGGTATTCCAGTCAAAACTAAGAACTTGCTTCATTCTTTAACGTCCTGGAAAGATGACACAACATGGAAAGAAGCCAAGCAGGATCTTGTTCAGTTATTTCAGGTTGAGGGTAGGGCTACAAGAAGTGCTTTGAAGAATGTTGGGAAAACACCTTCTAAAACTAtaggagaggaaagaaaagctgGTGGTTTGAGCAGAGAGGAGATTGCTCAGAAATTACCACTTTCCGGTAAATCATGCAATGCTGAGAGCACGTTGTCCAATGAAGATGATGCAGATGttgatcaaatgaaaatacCAATTTCTCATTCACAGGAAGTAGAATCACAAATAAATCCATCAAACTCTACacgacaaaaaagaaaaaaaggtgaaagTTTGCTGAATGATCTGACATCATGGAAGGATGATTCAACCTGGAAAGAGGCTAAGCAAGATCTTTCCTTACTCTCACAGGTTGATGGTAGAGCAACAAGGAATGGATTGAAGAAAGATGGGTCAACGCCAGCtaagagaaaagaaaacgaGATCAATGCAAGCTGTCCTGATATCAATCATAAACCAATTGTTTACCCCCAAAGGATATCTAATATTCAAAGCTTAGCATCTCCCAAGGTTGACTCTCATGGTAATTCTGAACCTGCTAGGGCTGCTGTTAATTTGTCAGAGGAGAGTGAAACCCCTGTTGTTGCATTATCTATCGAAGGCCTACGGCATGTGCAAAGCAATTTGGTGAAAGATTTGACATCTTGGAAGAATGACACATCTTGGAAAGAAGCAAAGCGTGATCTTGATCATCTATTTCAGATTGATGGGAGAGCAACAAGGAGTGTTTTGAAAAAAGATGGAATAAAGTTGGCAGATGATACAGCACTATGCTCTCCATCGCCTAAAAAACAGAAACTTACCCTTCATTCACCTTCTCCCCTACATCAATCATGTCATAGATATCGCACCCCGAAACGCGATTCATTTACTGGCAAATGGAAAAAATCAAAAGGATCAACAAATCCGAAGTATATGGTCAAGCAGAAAATATCAGCCAGTGATGCTCCTGCTAAGAATTCCCATCCAATTTCCTGCAACAAGCAGAGTAATAAACCACAGGAACCAGACAAGCCAACAAATTTGACAGTTTCAGCAGAGGGATCCAAAGAGCTACATGCTCTTACTTCATGGAAGGATGATATTACATGGAAAGAAGCAAAAGGTGATCTGGTCAGCCTTATTCAAGTTGATGGGAGGACAACAAGAAGTGTCATAAACAAAGATGCGAGGGCAAAATCCACCCCAATAACAATCCTTGATACCACAGGCATTGAAATGCCATGTGATTCTGGGCTGACTTCCTCAAAGAAGAGTAACAAATTAGACCCAAaacatgatgaagatggtgCATGTGCAACAGGAAACAAGGATTCTGGTGAAGCAGTATTAGATCATGAAGCAGAATCATCTGTTGCATCCATTAatgaaatcaaagaaacaggtGAAATGAATGTGAATCGTAGAGGATCATCCAGTGTAAAGAGGCATAAGAGAAATTCCTTGGGAATTCTGACTGCTTGGAAGGATGATCAAACCTGGAAGGAATTCAGAGATGATATGTCCAAGTTGCTTGAGGAAGATGCCAGAATGACACGTAACAAAGCACAGAAACATGGTCTCAAGGGTATCAGTTTCTCTCCAAATAAAGTTGGAAAGCAGACCATATCCCCTTGCATAATCAAGGATCGAATGCCATCTACCAAGCTCATTTCAGCAGAGACAGTTCTCGATCGATGCTCACCAAAACATACAAGGCCATCAATTGAAAATTCTTCTAAAAGGTCAGGGAGGCAAAACCAGGCATTGAGTGGTTTAATGGCAGGATCTAGAAATGGAAATTCACAAATGGAGAAGCCAACTTGCAATGATATTTCACCTCATTCCTCCAAAAAGATGGAAATCAGTGTAACAGGAATTGACATTGCATGTAATATTGGTACAGAGGAAGCTTGTCAAAAGGGAAAGTCAAGGAAAAGCTTACTCAAAATCTTTGCTATAGATAATGATGTAATGTCTGAGAGCAGTAGAGGCAAGAGTGAGCATGGTGATAGGGAATTTCCTGATAAAACTGCCAGTGGTGTACATAGAAATGAGAAAGATGCCCAGCTTGATGTATCATTGTTAACAGAGGAAGAACTAGAGGATGATACTAAAGTTAATGAAAGCCCTGGTAAAATCCACAAGAGGTCTAATATTGTTTTAAACACTGGCAAAACTTCTACCAAGTCAGCTGACAGTAAGAGTAACTTAAGTTTGCAAGATGTAGGGAGACATGTGCAGCTGATTGATCGATCATCACAAACAACTGCTAGTATAAATGAAACTGAAGCCTATCTTGCTTCCATGGGCCAGCATTACAGAGAACCAGGTAATCTGTCTTCTACACTCATCCAAGATGGAAAACTAAGGAGTAGATATACGCAGACATACAATGTGATGTGTGTAACTCCCAACATAGAGCCTGCTCCCAGCAGTGAAGGCGAGTTATTCAATAGAGAACTTGCAAAATTGCCTGAAATGAGTGATGGAAAAATCATGCCACAGAAAAACAATCGGCAGTTAAAAAATCAGAGAGAATTTCCTCAATTGACacgggaaaaggaaaagggaattaaaaagaaagaaaaatctgaTAGAGGACAGACAGACTACATAACCACTCCACAAAATTCAGCAGCGGCTGAAGGTGTAATGGATTCAGGTGATAACCAGACTGCATTCACAAGTTCAGAAGCAGAGTCTCAAACAGGAAAGATGTGCAGAAGTTTGTTGAAAGAGGAACTAAAAAAATCAGTTCAATCTTCAAAATATAGAAGAACTAAAACTGAACTCTTGAAATTGTGGACAGGAGATGATGTGTGGAAAGAAGCAAAAGATGATGTCCAGATTCTCTTAAATTCTGAAGAAAGAATGAGTAGAAGCACCAGAAAGGAACCAAAGCCTACCCACTCATCGCAAAGTCCAACATTGGCCCAAGGAAAGACAGATATTGGCTCTTCAATGGATACCATGGGGCTAAATCTATCAAAAGATTTACGCAAGAAGAAGTACTGCTGTTCACACATGCGGAGTCCCTGGAAAACTACATCAAACAATGCCATTACCCATGAAACATTAATCGAACCTGATGAATGTCAGGAACCCTCACCTGTGTTTGGGAAAAAGTCACATCCTGCCATCAACAGAAAATCAGATGGTGAAAAAGCACATTCAATCTCCAGAAGTGATTCTAAACAGCGAAAGAGTACACAAGATATTGATTTTCAAATCTCTCCTGAAAGCATGAACAAGGTGTGGAAGCCTAGAGTTTGCTCAAGTGTTAAAAGAAGTAAAGAAGATGGGAAAGTTGACAGCCCATTATCATGTTCAAAGGAATCCACTACTTTGAGACTGCATCTTATTGCAACAAGTAAGGCAAATAATCAAAGTCAGGAACATACAGCTAAAAATATTGGAAGACCTAGAAAGGAAGCTGAGTCTTCTGAGATTAAGGAAAATATGGGAAGGCAGAGAAAACAAGTTGCGGATGTCGCAGATTCTGATATAAAAGAAAGTCCTAGCAAACAACCAAGTGATACTTCTGAGATTAAGAAAAAGATAGGAAGGCCTAGAAAGGAAGCTGAGTCAGAAAAGATGCAAAGGTCTTCTGAGATTAAGGAAAATATGGGAAGGCAGAGAAAACAAGTTGCGGATGTCGCAGATTCTGATATAAAAGAAAGTCCTAGCAAACAACCAAGTGATACTTCTGAGATTAAGAAAAAGATAGGAAGGCCTAGAAAGGAAGCTGAGTCAGAAAAGATGCAAAGGTCTACTGAGATTAAGGAACATATGGGAAGGCATAGAAAACAAGTTGTGGATGTCGCAGATTCTGATATAAAAGAAAGTCCTAGCAAACAACCAAGTGATACTTCTGAGATTAAGAAAAAGATGGGAAGGCCTAGAAAGGAAGCTGAGTCAGAAAAGATGCAAAGGTCTACTGAGATTAAGGAACATATGGGAAGGCATAGAAAACAAGTTGTGGATGTCGCAGATTCTGATGTAAAAGAAAGTCCTAGCAAACAACCAAGTGATACTTCTGAGATTAAGAAAAAGATGGGAAGGCCTAGAAAGGAAGCTGAGTCAGAAAAGATGCAAAGGTCTTCTGAGATTAAGGAACATATGGGAAGGCAGAGAAAACAAGTTGCGGATGTCGCAGATTCTGATATAAAAGAAAGTCCTAGCAAACAACCAAGTGATACTTCTGAGATTAAGAAAAAGATGGGAAGGCCTAGAAAGGAAGCTGAGTCAGAAAAGATGCAAAGGTCTTCTGAGATTAAGGAACATATGGGAAGGCAGAGAAAACAAGTTGCGGATGTCGCAGATTCTGATATAAAAGAAAGTCCTAGCAAACAACCAAGTGATACTTCTGAGATTAAGAAAAAGATGGGAAGGCCTAGAAAGGAAGCTGAGTCAGAAAAGATGCAAAGGTCTTCTGAGATTAAGGAACATATGGGAAGGCAGAGAAAACAAGTTGCGGATGTCGCAGATTCTGATATGAAAGAAAGTCATAGCAAACAACCAAGTGATACTTCTGAGATTAAGAAAAAGATGGGATGGCCTAGAAAACAAATTATGGAAATTGCTTATTCAGGAAAGAGAGAAAGCCCACACAAGAAACTTGTTAATGCATTtgacaaatcttcaaagacaccaaagaagagaAAGATGCCTGGTGAGGAAGAATTATTGGAGAATGTAGTTGACAGAAGTATTAAGAAAGCTAAGAGGAGGTTTGAATCAGATACAACACAGTCAACTTTTGCCAAAGCAGATGACTTAGAATGCAGTGTAGTGGCTCTCCAGAAAGATGTACCAGTTAGAGAGGAAACTAGTACCTCATCTACTCAGACATATGCAACGGTCAAGGAAGTGGAGGACTATGTTACTTCAAAAGGAAAAGTCTATTTGGAACCATGTTTTGTAATACCCAGACCAAGCcttataaaaataaaagcaaCTTGTGATATGAGAACCCAGACTTACAACTTGGAATTATCACCCTCCTTGGAAGATGAAGTCAAGCCTGTGTACCCACCCATTGAGCATGATAAAGGGGACGCCAAAAGACCTTCAAGAACACCACAGAAAATGGTGGAGAAGAGATGTGTTAGTAAATCACCTTCGATTCTTGAGAAGTTGAATCCTCACGAACTTTCACCCATCCTTTCAGCGGTTCCATCTAGCACAGGTGATTTCCCTTGTGCAGTAAGAGCTCATTGTTTATGTCAAACAGATGTACCAGTGGAAGAAGTTGAGGCTCATATTCAGGCAATGGGAGAATGGTACAGGGAACCAAGTATCATTGTGACAGGATCACAGGATGGAAGAACAGAACCAAAGAACAGCGTCAGAACACAGACATATAATATGAGCCTTCCAGAAAGAGAACTTCCATCATTCAAAAAGAAATGGTCAAAAAGAGtacaaaatcaaatgaaatctaCACAGACGCTGGCCACACTGGAGGAAGTTGAAGCATACGTTGAAGCAAATAGACACATCTACACAGACCGAAATTATTCTTCAACACTGAGCTACTTTGTGAGTGGCTCATCCCTTACTAGACACATGCCAACACaaaccttttcttttgttttggatAAGGAGTCTCCTGATAGGTATTCAACAAGTGAAAAGCAGATAAGGTCTGAAGATATCAAAGGAAACTCTGAAGCTGAACAGAGAAAGGGTCTGAATGCTACAGACAATACTCCTAATTCCTCAAGACAACTTGCCAAACCTGAAATAAGGAATTCAGTGAGTAATAAAAAGCAGATCAGTTCACTTCCCAATCAGCGAGGTAATCAGCTACAAGAGAAACCACCTGGGGCAGATTGTCAGGTCGCTAGCAATGGTATCTCCCATAGATCAAACAAGAATTCTCTGTCTTCTGGACTCAATACTAAGAAACAAAACTGGTTCCGTTTGAAGCCCAAGAAGTAA